CACATATAACATAGCACCTTATTGCCTTCCATAGCAGCAAGGATATAATCCATAAATCACACCACATTttgaagttcaaattcaactttagGAAGGATAAATCACAGGTCTATACTCATGACATATTCATACGCCGCTCATaacgtgagcacggctaatcgattagttttaacTCTGCAGAATacgtacactttacccacatgatgcgaaataataatcatgcaagagcatggCACGCGATACATAAGTACCTGATTTATTACTCACAACAAAGCCCTTCAAAGattcatgatttagccttacaccagcacgatacgtgtttCTCCATCCTAAGCCATACTCGATATATGActtagaaccgttaagtggcgggctcacgccttaaacttaacgccgtggtgacggacacaacgggaacccaccacgtggcacaataccgttgtattggacagacttTGTCACCTAAACTATcacgtcggggtaaataggaagttcctctgagttatccaaactcatacacaccggcctaccagaatataaggctaaatcataaataatttattaagcttgagctatcccatactagcacatatGGTTGTACTGTATACGAAATGAACTGACGCTGAATGAAGTCCTTAGGTCGGTCTGGGCACACTCTCCCCCTATCGGCACACAACTAAACACCATATGTGTACCACatgaggcccaaacctaaaatccacATTTTCCAACATTTTACTTAACAAATATCACATTTTATCATTTTAATCCAgatcacaaaataaatcattCTATATGTGtaaaaagttgctctaaaatggCTAAAATGGCCCCgatcttttctccaacaagagttggatgaagattaagatttccgtggcatgcttttcaaactgctaaacggtgtgtttcgtgcgaaaaattTCTACATGAatgttgctctaaaatatcatattaatccattttttaagtttgtaataattaaaactcaatcaatcatacgttaatatcacttcattttgcgtaaaaaacataatcttcatcttcatctttatctataGGAGAAAAGAACATCACCTATATGTGTAATTGAGCCCAAATGGTAAGTAAACTCAtcactaagcatggctaagcattttcATAGACTTGTGACCTCAACTATCATTCTTAATGTGACGAAATAAATTGTTCCTAAGGCTTGGAATATTGGTTAAGGTCTTTTGTGTAGTTTAGGTGATAACGCAAGTTAAGGAGTTGAGctaacaaattttacaaaattttaatgGGTTAATGTACAATTAACATGCAAGTTTTGCAATCTTTTCAAAAGGTTCAATGTGATCAAAGAGGggaggtggcttgccttgctcttcCTCTCCTTGCTCAGCTACGAAGTAGGTCTCCTCGTGACTCGGCTGCAAATCGTCTTAAACATACATATGCAAAGTCAAAATTATAAACATACATAAAAATCCAACATGCTCTAAAATGAATGATTTTTCTTAGGTTAATTGTGTTCTGTGTTAAGTTGATTTTTAGTGAAAGAGTTTTCATTTTAACAGTTTTCATTTAAAGATTACAAATTTTTAAAGTGTTTACATGATAATTATGGTCCTAAGTGCATTTCGGATTTTTGAGACATAAATCTTTATGATTCTGTTAAGTTGAACATTTTTATGATGCATATCATGAAAATATGATTCCAACAAAATTTAGTTTGCAAATTTTAGAGTAAGGATGTATTTTCTACAAATTCTTAAAGTTCTACCATTTTTCGGTTGTTTATAAACTAGCTAGTTTTAcattttctctgttttcttgAGTCATTTCTCTCTCTCGGGTCCACCAGTCAGTGACTATCCTTTTACGCAAAAGCCCCTGGGTTCTCGGGAAATATATCCCGCAGCCCCTAGCACGTGTTTTAGGTTTTATGCGAAAAGACACTTGAATGTTAGTTTATTTACATATTAGTACTGGTCCCACTTGTAAGTGACTGCTTGAGTTGCTAATACATCCCTGGGAGTCTTTAAATTTCACAAGCCATGCCCTTGCTCTGAACAAAGCAGAGCAGCACAGCCGCGAGTTTCACGACATCAccggcggcgaacggcgacgattCAGCCCAAGCTCCCAAAACGAAAAGTGTATAGAACAATCGTACGAACCCATTGGTGGCTGTCTTGCAAGCTTTGGTGCTCTATAGCGGTTGTTAGGGTGTTAGAAGCGGTGGTTGAGCTCAGCTTGCACACGCATGTGGGTTTTGAGGCTTGATCTAAACGTGCATGTGTTAGCTGGAGGTCCTAGGGACTCTCTAGGAAGCTCACCAAGCAGCGAACGCGGCTCGGCGAAGTCTTGGCGACGGTGTGCTGGTTCGGCGACTGCGCGACTGCTACGGTCGTCGTCGGCAGTGCTCCTCCGGCCTTGATCTGTTCAAAGCGAAGGCACACATCGATTTGAGACGACACAAGACAGCTCTAGGCGAAAAATATTGCGCCGAAGCTCAccagagaaagaggaagagagaaatggCGTCGGCGGTCGgagttggggaagaagaaggggatcTCCCACCGTGGTCCACCTCGTGCCGATTCCTTCGGGATTCTTGGTCAATGGGTGCTGGTGAAGATGATGGCGAGATGGCCTGACTAATGGTGGACTGTGGAAGCCGGGCGACGAGCAACAGCGATGCGACGGTGTCcagagcgcggcggcgttccGAGTTGACGCGGTCGCGTTCCCGGAGATTGGCTGCACCAAAAGAGGCGTTCTTGGTGCAGTTAGAGACGGCATTGAGAGGGGGTTACAGAACGCATATTGAACGGAAATGAAGCTCACCGGATTGCGATGGCTTCGAGGACTTctctcgccggcgccgaagaTGGCACCTCCGTTCCCGGCGAACCCGAGAACAGATGCCTCGGTTCTTCCGCGAAACGAGACaagggcgagagagagagaaggttggTCGGCTGGTCGGCTTAtatggcgtcgccggcggaggaatggaggaggagctcgccctCTCCCGTGCTCCCGCGCGTGGCGCGCGAGTTATGAGCCGTGGGCCTGTGTGGAGAGCGATGTGAGGCTGACAACAGGGTCCGACCATGCTGCCCTGGCCCACATGGCAGCAACTTGTgtgagagaaggagaggagatctAGGGTTTTGGCCAAGTCTGGAACAGAGGTGTAATTCCAACTTTGGGCTCGGTTTAAAGTTACTTCCAGGCAGAATTTGGGTCAGTGACCAATGGCAAAGTTGTAAAGCAATGTTTATACTACAGTTTGGATCAGGTCTTACATCCTAGATGTCCATGGGAATTTTGGCAAGGTGTCAAAATGTGCTCAAGAGAATCTGTCAAATTTCTGAGTTTAGAATATTTAGAGAGTTGTTTGGTCCATCTAATGAGTTGATAAATTAGACTAAAATTAATATTTGGTTTCTAAGGTCAGAAAAGAGTTAATACAAATTTTCCCCAGATTTTTGAGTTGTCCCAAGTATTTTTCTTTGATCCATTAGTTTTACTTAAGTATGAATATGGTACTATAATGCATATGCACAACATCTCAAAATGCATAagcaaaagttttatttatttcacCTCTTCCACAATTTCCATGTTTTTCATACACCTAAACTTGTGGTAGGTGACATTTCCATTATCCATTGTGCAGTTTTTGGCTTGTCATTTTATAGAGTAGGAATCTAAGTGAGAATATGAACCGTTTAAAAGAGTTTAAGATGGAGGTTAAAGGTTCCCCAAATATGGCCCTAGAAGCCTTACTGAAGAAGATACCTACCAAAGCAATTTTAAGCACGGCTGTGTTCGCTCCAGCGTGCGTTAGCATCTTCTTTGACGTCGTGAAGGATCAGACCACAACGCAAGCCACTTTTCCCCTGTGAACCATGAGCGGGTTATGCACATGGTTAAAATCTTCACGTCGTTGTtacggtggtgtttgaatctcctgaaaatAAAggtgaagattaagtgttttacgtaaaacgaggtggtaataacgtgtgattacttacgttttaattattacaaacttaaaaaatagattaatatgatattttagaacaactttcatatagaaagttttctcAGAGGAAACAAACGGGGCTACGTCATACTAATATTTACTTTGTCCAGTTTCCAGTTTGTTCCCTGAGTGACATGCATTTTTCGTTGCATCTGGATAATTTTATGTACCAAATCTTGATTTGTCAAAACTCACTATATTTCTTGAGCCCGGTTTGTTCGCCCTCAAGAACGAATGCTTAATTGTCaacagcacaaaaaaaaaagttaataattactttttttttaaaaaaaaaaactgccgcTGAATCGATTACGCCAAGAGCATCTCAAGACGAAATAAaccaagccaaaaaaaataaacagaggTGAAGTCGAAAATTCAAAAATGTGCGGCGAATCACGCGAGAAGCGAGCGGTGCAAAGAAGCGCCCGCGCGCTGGTAGGAAGCGTGAATTGCCGGCGAAGGTTAGCTCTCGCACACCAAGGTTAGGCACCCGGGTATTCAGGATCAAGAACCCGGGGACTCTTTACATGTGCGTcgttgtggaaaaaaaaatccaaatccaaattcaTAGAACATCAAATTTGCCTATATTTGACTCTGCTGCTCAGTtcagagagaagaaaaaacaggGAGCATCAAAtcaaaaatacatatatttttttcaatttctaaTTCCTCGTTTTCCGTACACACACATCCTAAACCATTAAACGGTGcctatttttttgcaaaaaaaaaaaaatacacagaaaagttactttagaattaatcatacactgatgagtcatctgtttTACATGCGAGGGGGAGTTCCCAACCTTAATCTCCCGAATACACCCAAAGCCCACCTGACATACGGCTTGACCGGCAAAACAGCTCAGGTCTCATTTGTGTGATTCATGCAAAAGATGTTACATTCCATGGCTTGCAACAAGTAGAAGGTGCTTTGTAAAGCCCTGTCGACCAAGCTTCAGGCCCGACCAAACATGTCTTCTTCAAGATACATAAACCATAACGATATAACTCCAGCATATCATGCATGGGGCTGCAGCCCTCGAGCCTCATCACAGAAATGCAATTGAATCAACCTAAATGCTCAGGAAATTCAAGACGCCTTTCCTGCAAAGCTCCGGGGGAGTGCCGACAGTTCAGGGAAAATTAACCTCTCTTCTCCTGACCCCCCGAGCTACGATGATACTGCTTTACTCTGCGATTCTAaccttcttgttcttcttcttggatttcTCCCCTGGCGTCTGAGGAACCTCCGAGGTCGTGCCACTGTCGCCACCACGAACCTGGGATCCTTCAGCCGACTTGCCCGATACATTCGAGTGCCCCAAACTGCTCTCATCCTTTCTCTTCTGATTGTGTTTGTGCGTGGGCTCGGCACTCTGTTGGCCCAGTGATAGCGCTGAGCCTTGGCTGCTGCGGTTCTTCGACCCGCTAGAGAACCGAGACCTCGTCTTCTTTGAAGAACCTGGAAGACCGGACAAATTCAGATCAGTGACGGCAACTACTGTTTACCAAAGTGTTCTATTTATGatagaaaaaagataaaacacTTCAGCTGTTGGCTGGAAACCTTATTAATTGAAAGTGCATAACTTAATCAAAAGAAATAGAAACTACAGAGATGGGCTTAGTATTTCTCTCTCAGAACAGTTCTTCGATCTTATAATACAAGGGCATGCATTGCATCACTGACATGAGTCTTCATAATATAAATCAGGAATTTGGCTAATCTCAACTTTCAATGATGCCCAAAAAATCTTAAGACATATAGTATGGTCATCACCTCATTACTGTCAATGCGAAAAGATTGAACAGCAATATGCACTTACAAAGTTTAATCTGGTGATACTGGATTTCTAGTTAAAACAGGAGGCTAAACCTATACATGTCAGTTATTGACTAGTCCAACTGGAATGGCATATCATGCTTGTCAAGTCTATATAATACATTTACCATAGACAGCAGAAGAGTGGCATCCTTACAAAAAGATGCCTGAGAAAATTAACTCACCTGCAGATTTCTTACTGCTAGGAGTGAGACTCCCCAAACCTGGCTTCTCCAGTTCTTCAGGGTCAGGATAACGAACTAAGCTAACTCGACGTGCAATCTTCCCAACTGGAATTTTTTTGTTatgattaaaaaatatgcatacAGTAAGTTAAAAGAACAAGAGTGAAGTGCATGAGAGGTCCCTAAATTTGTGCGGGTGTGCCATCtagatccctaaactctcaaaaatgcatttttgggtCCTCGAACTTGTCTtgggtgtcatataggtccaaacgaGCTCCAAACCGCTCCATGCGTTGATGTGGCAATGCCACGATAGCATCTACGTGTTAGTTGGACCCACATGTCGttcacatagaaaaaaaataagattaaaaacatattttctcctctctacattagaatttttatctttttttctgtcTACCttaagaggagaaaatatggcttttaattttattttttatatatgcttcACATGTGGATTCCACTGAGGCGTAGGCACCACTGTGGCAATGTCACGTCAGCGCATGGAGCGGGTTAGAACCCGTTTGGACCTATGTGACACCCATgacaagtttagggatctaTAAAGTGTATTTTCGAAGTTTAAGGACCTAGATAACACCCAGACAAGTTTAGGGACAGCCCATGTACTTTACTCAAAGAACAATATTAGCTGCCTCTCAGGAAAGGAAGAAATGATAGATGaccaaaatcacaaaaatcaaaTATGCCAACAAACAGCTCAATTTAACAAGACCGATAACAAGTAAAAACAGCATCCATGCAAAATAGTAAAATACTGCAGAAATA
The Oryza glaberrima chromosome 8, OglaRS2, whole genome shotgun sequence DNA segment above includes these coding regions:
- the LOC127783359 gene encoding mediator-associated protein 2-like; its protein translation is MRSYEPGPAFEENSEEAMLDISQTESTELWLIQWPLNQLDASDFHGQELTLKLHRDGKLSSLESSSGKSYDLVSFAAQQPDATVFLPSGPEAKAVGKIARRVSLVRYPDPEELEKPGLGSLTPSSKKSAGSSKKTRSRFSSGSKNRSSQGSALSLGQQSAEPTHKHNQKRKDESSLGHSNVSGKSAEGSQVRGGDSGTTSEVPQTPGEKSKKKNKKVRIAE